CTTGCTGCGGTGATTTTATCGATAATTCACTTCGAGAACTTTTTCAACAACACTCATCAGAGAATAGGCTTAGCACTCTATGTCCTCATAGTGATCCAACCTTTGGTTGGCTTCTTTAGACCTCAAAggtatcatcatcatcatcatcatcatcatctaaaCTCTCTTAAAACCATTGTTTATCACTAATCAAGCTTGTTGTTTTCTCAGAGGAGTGAAGTTTAGGAGATTGTGGTACTTTGTACACTGGATTCTTGGCAATGGGGTTTGTATTGTGGGAATCATAAACATCTACATTGGCTTGCATGCTTTTCATGCAAGAGCTTCAAAAAATGTGAGGCTTTGGACAATTCTATTCACTGTTGAAGTATGCATAATTGCATTCATTTATCTGCTGCAAGACAGATGGAATTATATGCAGAAACAAGGAGTGATTCTGGGAAATGAGCAAATCACACCAACTGATCATTCACCTCAAAATATTCAGAAAGATCATGAAGCTGAGATTCCTTAATGATTAATTCATCCAAAACTAACATTGTTTGGTTTTCATTGGATATAAAATACAGATTGGATTTTTGAtatccttttatatatatatatatatatatatacatatagatggTGAAGGTAGAGATTTTAGTTGGAGTGGCTTGAGTTggtttgtattttatatatatatatatatatatatattgatatatgtagtttagattttaattttgatgaaGGATGATTATATAAGAATACATTgccagtttatttttttaaatgtggacAGTCTACAGGATGGATTCTAATTATTGACTTTGGACAGGAATGAAATGAAATACTAGTTGTTCTTAGAATGTAGAATTATTGGAATTAACCAAAGCCACTTCCACTTGGTTCAAAtggttaaaaatattaatataagttttttaatGCGGGCAAAATGATGAAGGTTGGAATTCTCGTTTAAGGAATTATCTAATGAGTGATGTTTCACTCcctttcatatatttatatatatatatatatatatatatatatatatatatatatatatatatgtttgaggCAATATTTTTTgtgtaataatttatttattgtttttgtaaaatgaaaaaatataaaaaaattaattttgaaattagtgctatatatatctatttgtttattatttttaaaaatatagagaaacAAGCAGATTTGCACTCTATTATTCTTAAAATAATCAAGGATGTATACaccaaatgtttttttatataaaaataaataagctaaattaatttaaaataatgtgaAGAGAAAATGAGATGGGTCAGTTCACAATGGAAAGAAAGGCAGGGATAAATCaagaaatattaaacaaaattgatctttcacaatattttaaatatttatttcccTCCTTTAATTATctaaagaaatatttttaattatttatttttattatatttgatcATTTGCTCATAAAATGAcctattttaattttctaattcaattcaaatcttaaaaaaaaattaatgaagttAAATAAGTTAAAGtcagaataaaaataaacaattatataatcATCAAGGGACCGAAGTGAATATGTTAGGGATACAAAAAACATTTAGTTACAGTTCAGGGACCAATCgtgaattttcaaattcatttttCTCGACGAAGTCCCCGAGAATTCCCAGCGATTCAGAGaagagagaaggagaaggagaagaagagaggaaggCAGCGATGGTGGGAGAGGGGAAGAGGGTGGAGTCGCTCGGATGGCTCACCGAGTCGTCGGTGATGCCGAAGAAGCACAAGGCCATCGAGGGCGTCGGCGCCTCCTCCATCGTCGAGCTCAAGGCCCAGCTGTATCGCACTCAGGAGGAGACACGTAAGTCCAAAGACTCCGACGCTGAGTTCCTCCGCGCCAAGAAGAAGCCCCTCTCCAATGATCTCTTTTCTCACAAGAACACCGGTGTTGATGCCCGTGCTCATCGGtcccctctctttctctttgatttttgctatgatttcttgttttcttcatggatgtttttaatttagggtatatatatatatatatatatatatatatatatatatatataattcttgcCTTTTTTCCTCTCAATTCTGTTCTAGGGTTTGTAAAGTTGATATCTTGTTGATTGGCCTTATCTATCTCTTGTGTCTGCATTGTATTGTTGTGAACTCtttaatctaattttttatgttCCATTGTTCTTgtattagagaaaaataaaatcttgcTCTGATTGATTTTTATCAACAGTGAAATGAGATAAATTAGTATAAAGATTGAATTTGATCCATGTTAGAATGATGGATGCCACTCCTGAGTTATGTCATGCTAGTTTCTGGTTGATAGAGTATAGTCATGGAGATGAACTGAAATCATGCATAAACTTGCATTGTATAGCAACACTGACCTGACGGATCATTGTAatattcaattaatatcgacattgtcatgataattttgttttattttcacgTTCAATTGTTCAATATCGCTATAATATGTTTTTCTACCCCAAATTttctctatgttttcttttccatggTAACACAAATGATTTATGGAATCCGATCCTTGTTTTGTTGtctaaaatatttgttattccTTTACTTCAGTGATAAAATGGAGCTGAAAGCTGTAAATGATGGTTCGGTTAGTTATGCGGCATTGGAGAGGAAGGCTGAGTTGTATGATAAGCTAGCTAGAGGTGAGCTTCCTGATGAAGAAGACAAGGAGAAATATTGTGTGGATTTTTTCCAGAAGAGTCTTGTTGAAGATCAACCTCAGCTGTCAGAATCAGATAACACCTCTAATAGCATgccacaagaaaataaagatagTGATGCAGATGATATGCTGCCAAATTCAAGACCAGTGGTGTCTGACCAGGCAAACTTCAAATTAGACCATGAGGAACATAAACGCTTTGTAAGGTATGGCTTGGAATGtataatttatctaaatatcaaaattctttcttgttttattaaCTGAGTCATATGTTAGTTATCTATGTTTATTCCTGTTCATGCAGTCTTtctagataaaaattatttgcaaTCGAAAGGATTATGAAAGATACCTTgcaattagtttttatgaataaaccAATGACAAGCATTATCCAATGTATAATGTGCTATTTATATTCAATATACAAGCTAGTTTGTTGTTGCCCAATTTATCTTTGTATCTACTGCCAATTTGCTACCTCGTGCTTTTCCTCAAAgtcattatttgtatatttgtaaTTACATTCACTGATTTTGCTTATAGTCAAAGCAAATCTTTATGTTCATGATGCAAATCAATGTCTGACCCACTACCCACCTATATACTCTTAACCCCATCTGTATATAGTAAAGGTGCTTGCCACCTCAAATATGCATGCAAAAAGtctcttccctttttttttcctgagtATTGGGGATCTAAAATTATTATTCCTCTTTGCATGTAAATTGTTTCTTCAATTTAACCTTATAAATCCTTTGCAAGTTTCTCAGTCTTTCCAACTGATTCTTCATTCTAACCTTTCAACTTCCTATTTGGTGTTCCTTGTTGCTTCTGTTAAATAAACATGTGAATATTTGTGTGCATTCATGTATGCTATATGCACATATGGATGGATGTAGGACTAATTAGCCTATCATGGTTCTTGAACTACTTAAATTGAGATATGATACAAGTCACTAGTtttttgttgttggtggtgATGCATTTGAcatgttcaatttttttaccATCAGGGAAGTTCATGAGGAAGCAActcaagaaagagagaaggcaACGTCAATCAAGTTGCGGCGACAAGAGCAGTTGGCTGCTCGCAGAGAGAAACTGAGGCAGGCTTATTTGAGGAAACAACTGGAGAAACTCACATCTGAAAAATAGAAATGTTGCAAAATGGTGCTTGCGCTCACACTGTCGATTCTTGACAATATGCCTGGCCAATTTCAAATAGCCAGTATGTTATATTGTATAATTTAATCAATCCTGCTAGGAAATTTTCATAGAAATAATGTCAGATGCTCTTCCAAGATTGTTCATCTCCTATCAGGCTGTAAtgattaccaaaaaaaaatagagctGTGATGCTTCTGTGTGGTCTTTTTATGCTTgattttaaattcttaaaagtaaaaaaacatatatatatatatatagagcgaCTCCACTGGGGATCGAACCCAGAATCTCTGGTTCCGTAGACCAGCGCCTTATCCATTGGGCCATGGAGTCATTTACCTTATAATTTGTTAAAGAACACTAAgactaaaaattaaatcatccctTCACTTTCTTTCTACCCTTTAGATCAATATCTatccaaatcaaattttagttttgttgttagaaaactaattatatattttgtaacacttatatatataatatttaaatttttctgaaaaaatatGATGGCTAATTGccatatatttcataaaaattacacaaaataaaaattcctaAGTTGTGAATATTGCACTTGAACTGCCCACACTGTGAACTTGACCAATCAAGGTGAGTtgagaaaatgataaaatacaatgattaaatagtaaatttaatttttttaaaaaatagagattTTCTACATAATACCATATTTatttctctaaaaattatatttgtttatatagccAATGTTCAATCACAATTGAGGCATTCATTTCCATACGAGGGGTTGGAGGTTCAATTCTCACCCAATGCATAATAAACATGGTCTCCTATGCTGCTATGTATAAAGTGGTGAAAGCGCGTGGTATATTCAAAACAGATCTGTAAATACCCCTGGTAGTCACTAATctattttgtcaaaataaataaaataaaataaaataaatataaatataaataattcacctttatattattaatttcatataaataatatatatccattattttatatttttcttaaaaaactaCACCTAATTAGTTTGTTTGTGCTTGGGCAAATTCTGAAACATAGATAGATGGCTTTCTGGGTCTGTCTAATGTCTGCTCGAACATCCGCACCAAACCACGTTGGTTGTCTCACGCGCGCGGTCGACCCTCTCTCTCTTCTCAGTCAGGCATAACCACAAACACTTTGAAGGCATGAAAAATCCAAAACCCTTCTTCTCTGCCGCCGCTTTTTGTACCCCTCCTTCCTTCTCAGCCCCTCCCTCTCTCGCCTGCGGCTCCGATCAAGACGCCGGCGATGCGAGCCAAGCCCCTCCAGAAGCGGAAGCCCCAGGCTCGGAGGAGGCTCGCAGTCAAGGTCGACACCAAGAAGCCCAAAAAGCCACCCACGGCCTTCTTCTACTTCCTGTAAGCTATCATCTGTTGTTATCTTGTGGTGATTCACTTTTAGCTTTTCCTTAAAAACTCGGTCTTGATTGGTCTTGCATATGCTT
This genomic window from Dioscorea cayenensis subsp. rotundata cultivar TDr96_F1 chromosome 20, TDr96_F1_v2_PseudoChromosome.rev07_lg8_w22 25.fasta, whole genome shotgun sequence contains:
- the LOC120251238 gene encoding cytochrome b561 domain-containing protein At2g30890-like isoform X2, with amino-acid sequence MSVMLASFMVLLLPSLAASSVHNNHTNIQQNPLKLNSQLSFQIIFHAFLLWASLGFLMPVGTLVIRMSNTVKCGKKLKALYYCHVILQITAVFLALAAVILSIIHFENFFNNTHQRIGLALYVLIVIQPLVGFFRPQRGVKFRRLWYFVHWILGNGVCIVGIINIYIGLHAFHARASKNVRLWTILFTVEVCIIAFIYLLQDRWNYMQKQGVILGNEQITPTDHSPQNIQKDHEAEIP
- the LOC120251238 gene encoding cytochrome b561 domain-containing protein At2g30890-like isoform X1; protein product: MLAFVRKEMSVMLASFMVLLLPSLAASSVHNNHTNIQQNPLKLNSQLSFQIIFHAFLLWASLGFLMPVGTLVIRMSNTVKCGKKLKALYYCHVILQITAVFLALAAVILSIIHFENFFNNTHQRIGLALYVLIVIQPLVGFFRPQRGVKFRRLWYFVHWILGNGVCIVGIINIYIGLHAFHARASKNVRLWTILFTVEVCIIAFIYLLQDRWNYMQKQGVILGNEQITPTDHSPQNIQKDHEAEIP
- the LOC120251140 gene encoding uncharacterized protein At4g18257-like, encoding MVGEGKRVESLGWLTESSVMPKKHKAIEGVGASSIVELKAQLYRTQEETRKSKDSDAEFLRAKKKPLSNDLFSHKNTGVDARAHRDKMELKAVNDGSVSYAALERKAELYDKLARGELPDEEDKEKYCVDFFQKSLVEDQPQLSESDNTSNSMPQENKDSDADDMLPNSRPVVSDQANFKLDHEEHKRFVREVHEEATQEREKATSIKLRRQEQLAARREKLRQAYLRKQLEKLTSEK